The DNA window TAAATGAATTACAATAAATTACATATACTATTTGTGATAGATAAAACCAATGTGAATACAAAAGGTAAAGCTCCATTGAGGTGTAGGTTAACCTATTCAGGAAAAAGAAAGGTTTTTTCTACAGGATTATTTATTATTTCTAAACAATGGGATAGTAAACAACAATTAATTAAGCCTCCTAATGAAGAAAATACATTTATTAATACTTCACTAAGTCTGGTTAAGAATGGAATTAATCAGGCTTTTTTATTTCTACAGGTTAGTGGAAATGATTTTGATATTAACGATATTTACTTACAATACAAAGGAGATATTCCTAAGCAAGACAAAACTATACTTCAGCTTTTTCAAGAACATAATATAAGAGTTGAAAAACTAATAGGGAAGGAGTATTCTATAGCAACCTTATGGAAGTTTAAACAAGCGAAAGAGTTGTTAAAAGACTTTATAAAATCTCATTTCAACAAAGCTGATTATCATTTTAAAGATTTAGACTTGAAATTTATTCAAGATTATGAGTTTTATTTAAAAACAGAAAAGTCTTTAGCTATTGCTACTACTAATAAGATGATACAAAGGTTCAGGAAAATTGTCAAGGTTGCTCTCTCAGAAGATATTTTACACAAGGAACCTTTTACTAACTATAAAGTAAAACATATTAAAAAAGAAATAACTTATTTAACTGAAGAAGAATTAGCTAAGCTTGAGGAATATCAATTTAAAGCTGAAAAATTGCAGATGGTTAAGGATATGTTTGTATTCTGTTGTTATACAGGTTTGGCTTATAGTGAGATGGTTAATCTTG is part of the Chryseobacterium lactis genome and encodes:
- a CDS encoding site-specific integrase, whose product is MNYNKLHILFVIDKTNVNTKGKAPLRCRLTYSGKRKVFSTGLFIISKQWDSKQQLIKPPNEENTFINTSLSLVKNGINQAFLFLQVSGNDFDINDIYLQYKGDIPKQDKTILQLFQEHNIRVEKLIGKEYSIATLWKFKQAKELLKDFIKSHFNKADYHFKDLDLKFIQDYEFYLKTEKSLAIATTNKMIQRFRKIVKVALSEDILHKEPFTNYKVKHIKKEITYLTEEELAKLEEYQFKAEKLQMVKDMFVFCCYTGLAYSEMVNLEKSHIIKGFDGNEWINMMRGKTQHLLTIPLFTRSKRIIDKYDYVDEKRVLPKLSNQKFNVYLKEIADIVGINKRLTHHLARRTFATTVLLFNDVPMEIVSQLLGHSKITITQQHYAKVVQKKVSEQMNRLNSKLK